A single genomic interval of Acipenser ruthenus chromosome 28, fAciRut3.2 maternal haplotype, whole genome shotgun sequence harbors:
- the plcl5 gene encoding inactive phospholipase C-like protein 2 isoform X2 — MMAEGQAIKPGSGSLLNPAAILASDSASELPGYNNDPHHSTRAFLEVAGGADPVFSNGRCKEDGSSHSGSRSSSSRENSAERNPAKPRSSIMKDGSRQRQVRKKTVSFSSMPNDRKINSTAACLSFMVEGCEMKKVRSNSRMYNRYFILDPDMRYLRWEPSKKDSEKAKLEIKTIKEVRLGKKTPVLRSNGLSDQFPDECAFSIIYGENYESLDLVASSADIVNTWVMGLRYLVSYGRHAVEANPTSLRTSWISSVFEVADFEKDGQIVLSRAVQIIKGLNPGMKASRIELKFKELQKSQGRCGEDITNEIFTEAYCELCTRPEIFFLLMQFSSNKEYLDCKDLMLFVEVEQGMEGVTEEMCAEIVNKYEPSMEGRERGYLSIDGFTRYLLSSECHIFDPQHKRVCQDMTQPLSHYYINSSHNTSLLEDHFWGSSDIRGYIRALKMGCRSLELVVWDGPDNEPLIYVGHSVSSQVAFCKVIDVINQYAFEASEYPLILCLVTHCSVRQQKVMAQHMKKILGDKLYLDPPDTEDNYLPSPNKLKGKILIKGKKFPPNYPDSEGDVTDEDEGVEMSRRFGEEDKDQMNGRLRLCKELSDLVSLCKSVQFKDFEVSKRYQKYWEICSYNEVDANRFANEYPEDFVSYNKRFLSRVYPSPMRIDASNMNPQDFWKCGCQMVAMNYQTHGLMMDLNIGWFRQNGNCGYVLRPAIMREEVSYFSANAKDSLPGVSAQLLHMKIISGQNLPKPRGSGAKGDVVEPYIYVEIHGIPADCTEQRTKTVTQNGDNPIFDESFEFQINLPELAALRFVVLDDDYIGDEFIAQYTIPFECLQPGYRHVPLQSLTGEFLVNTTLFVHIAITNRRGGGKAHKRGLSVRKGRKAREYTSTRTTGIKVIDEVFRAATQPLREATDLRENVQNAMVSFKELCGLTPAANMKQCILTVSTWLLNSDNTVLVTLNLSGHYPAMEIQGPIPELLRKMTQTSRTLIESADAVYAKIMQTQRTGMDFHEDLHRIGAKEGLKGTKMQKAMESFAWNITVLKGQADLLKHAKHEALDTLRQIHYAAQSCGLSSSCASPDLLRTRPALEPIPETEKRSDTGSC, encoded by the exons GACGGGTCCCGTCAGAGGCAGGTGCGGAAGAAGACGGTCTCCTTCAGCTCCATGCCCAACGACCGCAAGATCAACAGCACGGCGGCCTGCCTGTCCTTCATGGTGGAGGGCTGTGAGATGAAGAAAGTGCGCTCCAACTCCCGGATGTACAACCGCTACTTCATCCTGGACCCGGACATGAGGTACCTGCGGTGGGAGCCCTCCAAAAAGGACTCTGAGAAAGCCAAGCTGGAGATCAAAACCATCAAAGAGGTGCGGCTTGGCAAGAAGACCCCCGTGCTCCGCAGCAACGGCCTCTCGGATCAGTTTCCTGACGAGTGCGCCTTCTCAATCATATACGGGGAGAATTACGAATCCCTGGACTTGGTAGCAAGCTCGGCGGATATCGTGAACACTTGGGTGATGGGTCTGAGGTATCTCGTGTCCTATGGGAGGCACGCTGTCGAGGCCAACCCAACGAGCCTGAGGACCTCCTGGATCTCCTCTGTGTTTGAGGTCGCTGACTTTGAGAAAGATGGCCAGATCGTCTTGTCTAGGGCTGTCCAGATCATCAAAGGGCTGAACCCAGGAATGAAGGCTTCCAGGATTGAGCTGAAATTTAAGGAGCTGCAGAAATCCCAGGGTAGGTGCGGAGAGGACATCACAAACGAGATCTTCACCGAGGCCTACTGTGAGCTGTGCACCAGGCCGGAGATCTTCTTTCTCCTCATGCAGTTCTCCAGCAACAAGGAGTATCTGGACTGTAAAGATCTGATGCTCTTCGTGGAGGTGGAGCAAGGCATGGAAGGGGTGACGGAGGAGATGTGTGCGGAGATCGTCAACAAGTATGAGCCATCCATGGAAGGCAGGGAAAGGGGCTACCTCTCCATCGATGGCTTCACCCGCTACCTCCTCTCTTCGGAGTGCCACATCTTCGATCCCCAGCACAAGCGGGTCTGCCAGGACATGACCCAGCCATTGTCTCACTACTACATCAACTCATCCCACAACACCAGCCTCTTGGAGGACCATTTCTGGGGTTCCTCGGATATAAGGGGCTACATCCGGGCCTTGAAAATGGGATGCCGGAGCTTAGAGCTTGTGGTGTGGGATGGTCCAGATAACGAGCCTCTAATATACGTCGGACACTCTGTGTCATCACAGGTTGCCTTCTGCAAGGTTATTGACGTGATCAATCAGTATGCGTTTGAAGCGTCCGAGTACCCATTGATTCTCTGCTTGGTGACGCACTGCTCAGTCCGGCAACAGAAGGTCATGGCTCAACACATGAAGAAGATTCTCGGGGATAAACTCTATCTAGACCCACCTGACACGGAAGATAATTATTTGCCCTCTCCCAATAAGCTCAAAGGGAAAATCCTCATTAAAGGTAAGAAGTTTCCCCCAAACTACCCCGATTCTGAAGGAGATGTCACTGACGAAGATGAAGGGGTGGAGATGTCTAGAAGGTTTGGAGAAGAGGATAAGGACCAGATGAACGGAAGGCTAAGGCTCTGCAAAGAGCTTTCTGACCTGGTCTCCCTGTGCAAGTCCGTCCAGTTTAAAGACTTTGAGGTGTCCAAGAGATACCAGAAATACTGGGAGATATGTTCGTACAATGAGGTGGACGCTAATAGGTTCGCCAACGAATACCCGGAAGACTTTGTAAGCTACAATAAGAGGTTCCTCTCAAGGGTGTACCCAAGTCCGATGAGGATTGATGCCAGTAACATGAACCCCCAGGACTTCTGGAAATGTGGCTGCCAGATGGTCGCCATGAACTACCAGACCCACGGATTGATGATGGATCTCAACATTGGCTGGTTCCGCCAGAACGGGAACTGTGGCTATGTGCTTCGGCCAGCTATCATGAGGGAGGAGGTATCCTACTTCAGTGCCAACGCAAAGGACTCCCTGCCCGGGGTCTCGGCtcagctgctccacatgaaaatCATTAGCGGTCAAAACCTACCCAAACCTAGGGGCTCCGGTGCCAAAGGAGATGTAGTGGAACCTTATATCTACGTGGAGATTCACGGCATCCCAGCCGACTGCACGGAGCAAAGGACTAAAACCGTCACTCAGAATGGAGACAATCCGATTTTTGATGAGAGTTTTGAGTTCCAGATCAACCTCCCAGAACTGGCAGCTTTGCGCTTCGTAGTCCTGGATGATGACTACATAGGGGACGAGTTTATCGCACAGTATACCATCCCCTTTGAATGCCTCCAGCCTGGGTACAGGCATGTGCCTCTCCAGTCTTTGACCGGAGAGTTCCTGGTGAACACCACACTGTTTGTCCACATAGCTATCACAAATCGGAGAGGAGGTGGCAAAGCGCACAAGCGGGGTCTGTCGGTACGGAAAGGAAGGAAAGCGCGGGAGTATACGTCTACTAGAACTACCGGGATCAAGGTCATCGATGAGGTCTTTAGGGCAGCCACGCAGCCACTTCGAGAGGCTACTGATCTCCGGGAAAATGTGCAG AACGCCATGGTCTCCTTCAAGGAGCTGTGTGGCCTGACCCCTGCTGCCAACATGAAGCAGTGCATTCTGACTGTGTCGACCTGGCTGCTGAACAGTGACAACACCGTGCTGGTGACTCTGAACCTGAGTGGGCACTATCCAGCTATGGAGATACAGGGACCAATCCCTGAGCTGCTTCGTAAG ATGACTCAGACCAGCCGGACTCTGATCGAATCCGCGGACGCTGTCTATGCCAAGATCATGCAGACTCAGAGGACTG GAATGGATTTCCATGAAGATTTGCATAGGATAGGAGCTAAGGAGGGGCTGAAGGGAACGAAGATGCAGAAAGCCATGGAGAGCTTTGCCTGGAACATCACAGTATTGAAG GGCCAAGCGGACCTGCTGAAACACGCCAAGCACGAGGCCCTGGACACCCTGCGGCAGATTCACTACGCTGCGCAGTCCTGTGGTCTGAGCAGCAGCTGTGCCTCCCCTGACCTGCTCCGCACGCGGCCGGCGCTGGAGCCCATTCCTGAGACAGAGAAAAGGAGTGACACCGGGTCCTGCTga
- the plcl5 gene encoding inactive phospholipase C-like protein 2 isoform X1, with product MMAEGQAIKPGSGSLLNPAAILASDSASELPGYNNDPHHSTRAFLEVAGGADPVFSNGRCKEDGSSHSGSRSSSSRENSAERNPAKPRSSIMKDGSRQRQVRKKTVSFSSMPNDRKINSTAACLSFMVEGCEMKKVRSNSRMYNRYFILDPDMRYLRWEPSKKDSEKAKLEIKTIKEVRLGKKTPVLRSNGLSDQFPDECAFSIIYGENYESLDLVASSADIVNTWVMGLRYLVSYGRHAVEANPTSLRTSWISSVFEVADFEKDGQIVLSRAVQIIKGLNPGMKASRIELKFKELQKSQGRCGEDITNEIFTEAYCELCTRPEIFFLLMQFSSNKEYLDCKDLMLFVEVEQGMEGVTEEMCAEIVNKYEPSMEGRERGYLSIDGFTRYLLSSECHIFDPQHKRVCQDMTQPLSHYYINSSHNTSLLEDHFWGSSDIRGYIRALKMGCRSLELVVWDGPDNEPLIYVGHSVSSQVAFCKVIDVINQYAFEASEYPLILCLVTHCSVRQQKVMAQHMKKILGDKLYLDPPDTEDNYLPSPNKLKGKILIKGKKFPPNYPDSEGDVTDEDEGVEMSRRFGEEDKDQMNGRLRLCKELSDLVSLCKSVQFKDFEVSKRYQKYWEICSYNEVDANRFANEYPEDFVSYNKRFLSRVYPSPMRIDASNMNPQDFWKCGCQMVAMNYQTHGLMMDLNIGWFRQNGNCGYVLRPAIMREEVSYFSANAKDSLPGVSAQLLHMKIISGQNLPKPRGSGAKGDVVEPYIYVEIHGIPADCTEQRTKTVTQNGDNPIFDESFEFQINLPELAALRFVVLDDDYIGDEFIAQYTIPFECLQPGYRHVPLQSLTGEFLVNTTLFVHIAITNRRGGGKAHKRGLSVRKGRKAREYTSTRTTGIKVIDEVFRAATQPLREATDLRENVQNAMVSFKELCGLTPAANMKQCILTVSTWLLNSDNTVLVTLNLSGHYPAMEIQGPIPELLRKVLTAYETMTQTSRTLIESADAVYAKIMQTQRTGMDFHEDLHRIGAKEGLKGTKMQKAMESFAWNITVLKGQADLLKHAKHEALDTLRQIHYAAQSCGLSSSCASPDLLRTRPALEPIPETEKRSDTGSC from the exons GACGGGTCCCGTCAGAGGCAGGTGCGGAAGAAGACGGTCTCCTTCAGCTCCATGCCCAACGACCGCAAGATCAACAGCACGGCGGCCTGCCTGTCCTTCATGGTGGAGGGCTGTGAGATGAAGAAAGTGCGCTCCAACTCCCGGATGTACAACCGCTACTTCATCCTGGACCCGGACATGAGGTACCTGCGGTGGGAGCCCTCCAAAAAGGACTCTGAGAAAGCCAAGCTGGAGATCAAAACCATCAAAGAGGTGCGGCTTGGCAAGAAGACCCCCGTGCTCCGCAGCAACGGCCTCTCGGATCAGTTTCCTGACGAGTGCGCCTTCTCAATCATATACGGGGAGAATTACGAATCCCTGGACTTGGTAGCAAGCTCGGCGGATATCGTGAACACTTGGGTGATGGGTCTGAGGTATCTCGTGTCCTATGGGAGGCACGCTGTCGAGGCCAACCCAACGAGCCTGAGGACCTCCTGGATCTCCTCTGTGTTTGAGGTCGCTGACTTTGAGAAAGATGGCCAGATCGTCTTGTCTAGGGCTGTCCAGATCATCAAAGGGCTGAACCCAGGAATGAAGGCTTCCAGGATTGAGCTGAAATTTAAGGAGCTGCAGAAATCCCAGGGTAGGTGCGGAGAGGACATCACAAACGAGATCTTCACCGAGGCCTACTGTGAGCTGTGCACCAGGCCGGAGATCTTCTTTCTCCTCATGCAGTTCTCCAGCAACAAGGAGTATCTGGACTGTAAAGATCTGATGCTCTTCGTGGAGGTGGAGCAAGGCATGGAAGGGGTGACGGAGGAGATGTGTGCGGAGATCGTCAACAAGTATGAGCCATCCATGGAAGGCAGGGAAAGGGGCTACCTCTCCATCGATGGCTTCACCCGCTACCTCCTCTCTTCGGAGTGCCACATCTTCGATCCCCAGCACAAGCGGGTCTGCCAGGACATGACCCAGCCATTGTCTCACTACTACATCAACTCATCCCACAACACCAGCCTCTTGGAGGACCATTTCTGGGGTTCCTCGGATATAAGGGGCTACATCCGGGCCTTGAAAATGGGATGCCGGAGCTTAGAGCTTGTGGTGTGGGATGGTCCAGATAACGAGCCTCTAATATACGTCGGACACTCTGTGTCATCACAGGTTGCCTTCTGCAAGGTTATTGACGTGATCAATCAGTATGCGTTTGAAGCGTCCGAGTACCCATTGATTCTCTGCTTGGTGACGCACTGCTCAGTCCGGCAACAGAAGGTCATGGCTCAACACATGAAGAAGATTCTCGGGGATAAACTCTATCTAGACCCACCTGACACGGAAGATAATTATTTGCCCTCTCCCAATAAGCTCAAAGGGAAAATCCTCATTAAAGGTAAGAAGTTTCCCCCAAACTACCCCGATTCTGAAGGAGATGTCACTGACGAAGATGAAGGGGTGGAGATGTCTAGAAGGTTTGGAGAAGAGGATAAGGACCAGATGAACGGAAGGCTAAGGCTCTGCAAAGAGCTTTCTGACCTGGTCTCCCTGTGCAAGTCCGTCCAGTTTAAAGACTTTGAGGTGTCCAAGAGATACCAGAAATACTGGGAGATATGTTCGTACAATGAGGTGGACGCTAATAGGTTCGCCAACGAATACCCGGAAGACTTTGTAAGCTACAATAAGAGGTTCCTCTCAAGGGTGTACCCAAGTCCGATGAGGATTGATGCCAGTAACATGAACCCCCAGGACTTCTGGAAATGTGGCTGCCAGATGGTCGCCATGAACTACCAGACCCACGGATTGATGATGGATCTCAACATTGGCTGGTTCCGCCAGAACGGGAACTGTGGCTATGTGCTTCGGCCAGCTATCATGAGGGAGGAGGTATCCTACTTCAGTGCCAACGCAAAGGACTCCCTGCCCGGGGTCTCGGCtcagctgctccacatgaaaatCATTAGCGGTCAAAACCTACCCAAACCTAGGGGCTCCGGTGCCAAAGGAGATGTAGTGGAACCTTATATCTACGTGGAGATTCACGGCATCCCAGCCGACTGCACGGAGCAAAGGACTAAAACCGTCACTCAGAATGGAGACAATCCGATTTTTGATGAGAGTTTTGAGTTCCAGATCAACCTCCCAGAACTGGCAGCTTTGCGCTTCGTAGTCCTGGATGATGACTACATAGGGGACGAGTTTATCGCACAGTATACCATCCCCTTTGAATGCCTCCAGCCTGGGTACAGGCATGTGCCTCTCCAGTCTTTGACCGGAGAGTTCCTGGTGAACACCACACTGTTTGTCCACATAGCTATCACAAATCGGAGAGGAGGTGGCAAAGCGCACAAGCGGGGTCTGTCGGTACGGAAAGGAAGGAAAGCGCGGGAGTATACGTCTACTAGAACTACCGGGATCAAGGTCATCGATGAGGTCTTTAGGGCAGCCACGCAGCCACTTCGAGAGGCTACTGATCTCCGGGAAAATGTGCAG AACGCCATGGTCTCCTTCAAGGAGCTGTGTGGCCTGACCCCTGCTGCCAACATGAAGCAGTGCATTCTGACTGTGTCGACCTGGCTGCTGAACAGTGACAACACCGTGCTGGTGACTCTGAACCTGAGTGGGCACTATCCAGCTATGGAGATACAGGGACCAATCCCTGAGCTGCTTCGTAAGGTACTCACCGCCTATGAGACG ATGACTCAGACCAGCCGGACTCTGATCGAATCCGCGGACGCTGTCTATGCCAAGATCATGCAGACTCAGAGGACTG GAATGGATTTCCATGAAGATTTGCATAGGATAGGAGCTAAGGAGGGGCTGAAGGGAACGAAGATGCAGAAAGCCATGGAGAGCTTTGCCTGGAACATCACAGTATTGAAG GGCCAAGCGGACCTGCTGAAACACGCCAAGCACGAGGCCCTGGACACCCTGCGGCAGATTCACTACGCTGCGCAGTCCTGTGGTCTGAGCAGCAGCTGTGCCTCCCCTGACCTGCTCCGCACGCGGCCGGCGCTGGAGCCCATTCCTGAGACAGAGAAAAGGAGTGACACCGGGTCCTGCTga
- the plcl5 gene encoding inactive phospholipase C-like protein 2 isoform X3 yields MMAEGQAIKPGSGSLLNPAAILASDSASELPGYNNDPHHSTRAFLEVAGGADPVFSNGRCKEDGSSHSGSRSSSSRENSAERNPAKPRSSIMKDGSRQRQVRKKTVSFSSMPNDRKINSTAACLSFMVEGCEMKKVRSNSRMYNRYFILDPDMRYLRWEPSKKDSEKAKLEIKTIKEVRLGKKTPVLRSNGLSDQFPDECAFSIIYGENYESLDLVASSADIVNTWVMGLRYLVSYGRHAVEANPTSLRTSWISSVFEVADFEKDGQIVLSRAVQIIKGLNPGMKASRIELKFKELQKSQGRCGEDITNEIFTEAYCELCTRPEIFFLLMQFSSNKEYLDCKDLMLFVEVEQGMEGVTEEMCAEIVNKYEPSMEGRERGYLSIDGFTRYLLSSECHIFDPQHKRVCQDMTQPLSHYYINSSHNTSLLEDHFWGSSDIRGYIRALKMGCRSLELVVWDGPDNEPLIYVGHSVSSQVAFCKVIDVINQYAFEASEYPLILCLVTHCSVRQQKVMAQHMKKILGDKLYLDPPDTEDNYLPSPNKLKGKILIKGKKFPPNYPDSEGDVTDEDEGVEMSRRFGEEDKDQMNGRLRLCKELSDLVSLCKSVQFKDFEVSKRYQKYWEICSYNEVDANRFANEYPEDFVSYNKRFLSRVYPSPMRIDASNMNPQDFWKCGCQMVAMNYQTHGLMMDLNIGWFRQNGNCGYVLRPAIMREEVSYFSANAKDSLPGVSAQLLHMKIISGQNLPKPRGSGAKGDVVEPYIYVEIHGIPADCTEQRTKTVTQNGDNPIFDESFEFQINLPELAALRFVVLDDDYIGDEFIAQYTIPFECLQPGYRHVPLQSLTGEFLVNTTLFVHIAITNRRGGGKAHKRGLSVRKGRKAREYTSTRTTGIKVIDEVFRAATQPLREATDLRENVQTNPGDK; encoded by the exons GACGGGTCCCGTCAGAGGCAGGTGCGGAAGAAGACGGTCTCCTTCAGCTCCATGCCCAACGACCGCAAGATCAACAGCACGGCGGCCTGCCTGTCCTTCATGGTGGAGGGCTGTGAGATGAAGAAAGTGCGCTCCAACTCCCGGATGTACAACCGCTACTTCATCCTGGACCCGGACATGAGGTACCTGCGGTGGGAGCCCTCCAAAAAGGACTCTGAGAAAGCCAAGCTGGAGATCAAAACCATCAAAGAGGTGCGGCTTGGCAAGAAGACCCCCGTGCTCCGCAGCAACGGCCTCTCGGATCAGTTTCCTGACGAGTGCGCCTTCTCAATCATATACGGGGAGAATTACGAATCCCTGGACTTGGTAGCAAGCTCGGCGGATATCGTGAACACTTGGGTGATGGGTCTGAGGTATCTCGTGTCCTATGGGAGGCACGCTGTCGAGGCCAACCCAACGAGCCTGAGGACCTCCTGGATCTCCTCTGTGTTTGAGGTCGCTGACTTTGAGAAAGATGGCCAGATCGTCTTGTCTAGGGCTGTCCAGATCATCAAAGGGCTGAACCCAGGAATGAAGGCTTCCAGGATTGAGCTGAAATTTAAGGAGCTGCAGAAATCCCAGGGTAGGTGCGGAGAGGACATCACAAACGAGATCTTCACCGAGGCCTACTGTGAGCTGTGCACCAGGCCGGAGATCTTCTTTCTCCTCATGCAGTTCTCCAGCAACAAGGAGTATCTGGACTGTAAAGATCTGATGCTCTTCGTGGAGGTGGAGCAAGGCATGGAAGGGGTGACGGAGGAGATGTGTGCGGAGATCGTCAACAAGTATGAGCCATCCATGGAAGGCAGGGAAAGGGGCTACCTCTCCATCGATGGCTTCACCCGCTACCTCCTCTCTTCGGAGTGCCACATCTTCGATCCCCAGCACAAGCGGGTCTGCCAGGACATGACCCAGCCATTGTCTCACTACTACATCAACTCATCCCACAACACCAGCCTCTTGGAGGACCATTTCTGGGGTTCCTCGGATATAAGGGGCTACATCCGGGCCTTGAAAATGGGATGCCGGAGCTTAGAGCTTGTGGTGTGGGATGGTCCAGATAACGAGCCTCTAATATACGTCGGACACTCTGTGTCATCACAGGTTGCCTTCTGCAAGGTTATTGACGTGATCAATCAGTATGCGTTTGAAGCGTCCGAGTACCCATTGATTCTCTGCTTGGTGACGCACTGCTCAGTCCGGCAACAGAAGGTCATGGCTCAACACATGAAGAAGATTCTCGGGGATAAACTCTATCTAGACCCACCTGACACGGAAGATAATTATTTGCCCTCTCCCAATAAGCTCAAAGGGAAAATCCTCATTAAAGGTAAGAAGTTTCCCCCAAACTACCCCGATTCTGAAGGAGATGTCACTGACGAAGATGAAGGGGTGGAGATGTCTAGAAGGTTTGGAGAAGAGGATAAGGACCAGATGAACGGAAGGCTAAGGCTCTGCAAAGAGCTTTCTGACCTGGTCTCCCTGTGCAAGTCCGTCCAGTTTAAAGACTTTGAGGTGTCCAAGAGATACCAGAAATACTGGGAGATATGTTCGTACAATGAGGTGGACGCTAATAGGTTCGCCAACGAATACCCGGAAGACTTTGTAAGCTACAATAAGAGGTTCCTCTCAAGGGTGTACCCAAGTCCGATGAGGATTGATGCCAGTAACATGAACCCCCAGGACTTCTGGAAATGTGGCTGCCAGATGGTCGCCATGAACTACCAGACCCACGGATTGATGATGGATCTCAACATTGGCTGGTTCCGCCAGAACGGGAACTGTGGCTATGTGCTTCGGCCAGCTATCATGAGGGAGGAGGTATCCTACTTCAGTGCCAACGCAAAGGACTCCCTGCCCGGGGTCTCGGCtcagctgctccacatgaaaatCATTAGCGGTCAAAACCTACCCAAACCTAGGGGCTCCGGTGCCAAAGGAGATGTAGTGGAACCTTATATCTACGTGGAGATTCACGGCATCCCAGCCGACTGCACGGAGCAAAGGACTAAAACCGTCACTCAGAATGGAGACAATCCGATTTTTGATGAGAGTTTTGAGTTCCAGATCAACCTCCCAGAACTGGCAGCTTTGCGCTTCGTAGTCCTGGATGATGACTACATAGGGGACGAGTTTATCGCACAGTATACCATCCCCTTTGAATGCCTCCAGCCTGGGTACAGGCATGTGCCTCTCCAGTCTTTGACCGGAGAGTTCCTGGTGAACACCACACTGTTTGTCCACATAGCTATCACAAATCGGAGAGGAGGTGGCAAAGCGCACAAGCGGGGTCTGTCGGTACGGAAAGGAAGGAAAGCGCGGGAGTATACGTCTACTAGAACTACCGGGATCAAGGTCATCGATGAGGTCTTTAGGGCAGCCACGCAGCCACTTCGAGAGGCTACTGATCTCCGGGAAAATGTGCAG ACCAATCCAGGGGACAAGTAG